In the Gammaproteobacteria bacterium genome, one interval contains:
- the mreC gene encoding rod shape-determining protein MreC, protein MAARETLAIKPLFSADASITGKLVICVITSIVLMTIDQRYTHLDPLRRSLATVIYPLQYLVDLPSRAGSWSTHTLVTRKRLIEENQNLRARQLLFNARLQKLTALLKSATHLRRDRVLVAELLSVDLDPYRQRIVINKGARHGAFVGQPLLDAHGVMGQITQVNPLNSAAILISDPSHALPVQVNRNGLRLLAYGTGNPQVLSLRHVSVNADVRVGDVVSTSGLAGRYPPDYPVGTITRVHRQPGEPFTTVEAVPISHLDSSREVLLVWTPKPKTRTKAAPAPAQAPTAAAP, encoded by the coding sequence CTGGCCGCCCGGGAGACACTGGCAATCAAACCCCTTTTCAGTGCCGACGCATCGATCACCGGCAAGCTGGTGATCTGCGTCATCACCTCCATTGTGCTGATGACGATCGACCAGCGCTATACGCATCTGGACCCGCTGCGTAGATCGCTCGCCACGGTTATTTATCCATTGCAATACCTGGTGGATCTACCGTCGCGTGCCGGGTCGTGGTCAACGCACACGCTGGTGACGCGCAAGCGATTGATCGAGGAAAATCAGAATCTGCGTGCACGACAACTCCTGTTTAATGCGCGGCTACAAAAGCTCACCGCACTGCTCAAATCGGCCACGCACCTGCGCCGCGACCGGGTACTGGTGGCGGAGTTGCTGTCGGTCGATCTGGACCCATACCGGCAGCGCATCGTTATCAACAAGGGCGCTAGACACGGCGCGTTCGTGGGTCAGCCGCTGCTGGACGCGCACGGCGTCATGGGCCAGATTACGCAAGTGAACCCGCTCAATTCGGCGGCGATCCTGATTTCCGATCCCAGCCATGCGCTGCCGGTGCAGGTCAACCGCAACGGCCTGCGCTTGCTGGCGTACGGCACCGGCAACCCACAGGTGCTGAGCCTGCGTCACGTGTCGGTCAACGCGGATGTGCGGGTGGGCGACGTGGTCAGCACATCCGGACTGGCAGGACGCTACCCGCCGGACTATCCGGTCGGCACGATTACGCGCGTGCATCGCCAGCCGGGAGAGCCGTTTACGACCGTCGAAGCCGTACCGATTTCGCATCTGGATAGTAGCCGCGAGGTCCTGCTGGTATGGACGCCCAAACCTAAAACGCGTACGAAGGCAGCGCCGGCTCCCGCGCAGGCGCCGACAGCCGCAGCACCCTGA
- a CDS encoding ChaN family lipoprotein: MKILPGFKYRQLLSACMILALGCALPLPGQARNKDGGIEWRSEHMTGHALTGKIWDTANARFITPAALYGLLLDAGFVLLGEVHDNPDHHALQRRVIQQLVARGRRSAVVFEMLERDQQAVIERTLAQDSKSADRLGKVTRMSARGWPWPLYKPLIETVMALGLPIAGADLSRATVDRIVTEHLSVLGTGRMRRLALDVPLAARGEEIMRADIVAAHCGYAPHSRLDGMVAAQRARDATFADTLLAQNLVEDNDDDTDGAILIAGNGHVRNDFAVPAYLRRRAPATTTASVAFTEVAAGQTAPGDYLPAAADDRATFDYLWFTPGSQPQDPCAAFEQRLRKLRQPAL, translated from the coding sequence ATGAAAATCCTGCCTGGCTTTAAGTATCGGCAACTATTGTCCGCATGCATGATACTGGCGTTGGGTTGCGCTTTACCATTGCCGGGTCAGGCGCGGAACAAGGACGGCGGCATCGAGTGGCGAAGCGAGCATATGACCGGACATGCGCTGACGGGTAAAATCTGGGATACGGCGAATGCACGCTTCATTACACCAGCGGCGCTTTATGGCTTATTGCTCGATGCCGGTTTTGTGCTGCTTGGCGAGGTGCACGACAACCCCGATCATCATGCGCTGCAGCGGCGCGTGATCCAGCAGCTTGTGGCGCGCGGCCGCAGATCCGCCGTCGTGTTCGAGATGCTGGAGCGCGATCAGCAGGCGGTAATCGAGCGTACGCTCGCGCAGGATTCGAAGTCGGCAGATCGCCTCGGTAAGGTCACGCGCATGAGCGCGCGCGGGTGGCCCTGGCCGCTTTATAAACCCTTGATCGAAACCGTGATGGCGCTCGGCTTGCCGATTGCCGGCGCGGACCTGTCGCGCGCCACCGTAGACCGGATTGTGACGGAACACTTAAGCGTGCTGGGCACGGGGCGGATGCGGCGGCTGGCGCTGGACGTGCCGCTGGCAGCGCGTGGCGAGGAGATCATGCGCGCCGATATCGTGGCCGCGCATTGCGGATACGCGCCACACTCGCGGCTGGATGGCATGGTCGCGGCGCAGCGCGCGCGCGATGCGACGTTCGCCGATACGCTGCTCGCCCAAAACCTCGTCGAGGACAATGACGACGATACCGACGGCGCCATACTGATCGCCGGCAACGGTCACGTGCGCAACGACTTCGCCGTGCCGGCCTACCTGCGGCGGCGCGCGCCGGCCACGACGACGGCGAGCGTCGCGTTTACCGAAGTGGCCGCGGGCCAGACGGCGCCCGGCGATTACCTGCCGGCAGCGGCCGATGATCGAGCGACGTTCGATTACCTCTGGTTTACTCCCGGCAGCCAGCCACAGGATCCTTGCGCCGCGTTTGAGCAGCGCCTGCGCAAGCTGCGCCAGCCCGCGCTTTAA
- a CDS encoding rod shape-determining protein yields the protein MLNRIFGVFSNDLSIDVGTANTLIYMRGKGIVLNEPSVVAIRHDRNGGARTIEAVGTDAKRMLGRTPESITVIRPLKDGVIADFTTTEKMLQHFIRKAHQSKFFRPSPRVLVCVPVGATQVERRAIRESATGAGARRTFLIEEPIAAAIGAGLPIDEAQGSMVLDIGGGTSEVAVISLNGIVYSSSVRIGGDKFDDAIIGYVRRNYGVLIGEATAERIKHEIGTAYPGKELLEIEVKGRNLAEGVPRSFTLNSNEILESLQEPLFGIVSAVKTALEQTPPELGSDVAERGIVMTGGGALLRDLDRLIMEETGIPVVIAEDPLTCVARGGGRVLEMIDSKRASFLATE from the coding sequence ATGCTGAACCGTATATTTGGGGTATTTTCAAACGATCTCTCCATCGACGTCGGCACCGCCAATACGCTGATCTACATGCGTGGCAAGGGCATCGTGCTGAACGAGCCGTCGGTGGTCGCCATCCGGCATGATCGCAACGGTGGCGCACGCACCATCGAAGCCGTGGGCACCGACGCCAAGCGCATGCTGGGTCGCACGCCCGAAAGCATCACCGTCATACGGCCGCTTAAAGACGGCGTGATCGCCGACTTCACCACTACCGAAAAGATGCTCCAGCATTTCATCCGCAAGGCGCATCAGAGCAAATTTTTCAGGCCGAGCCCCAGGGTGCTGGTGTGCGTGCCGGTGGGCGCCACGCAGGTCGAGCGGCGCGCCATCCGAGAATCCGCGACCGGCGCGGGCGCGCGTCGCACTTTTCTCATCGAGGAACCCATCGCGGCGGCCATCGGCGCGGGTCTGCCGATCGACGAGGCGCAAGGCTCGATGGTGCTGGATATCGGCGGCGGCACCTCGGAGGTGGCGGTAATCTCGCTCAACGGCATCGTCTATTCCTCGTCCGTACGCATCGGCGGCGACAAATTCGACGACGCCATTATAGGTTACGTGCGCCGCAACTACGGCGTGCTGATCGGCGAAGCCACGGCCGAGCGCATCAAGCACGAAATCGGCACCGCGTATCCGGGCAAGGAACTGCTGGAGATCGAGGTCAAGGGCCGCAATCTGGCCGAGGGGGTGCCGCGCAGCTTCACGCTCAACAGCAATGAGATCCTGGAATCGTTGCAGGAACCGCTGTTCGGCATCGTCAGCGCCGTCAAGACCGCGCTGGAGCAGACGCCGCCGGAACTGGGCTCGGACGTCGCCGAACGCGGCATCGTAATGACCGGCGGCGGCGCGCTGCTGCGCGATCTGGACCGGCTGATCATGGAAGAAACCGGCATTCCGGTGGTGATCGCGGAAGACCCGCTCACCTGCGTGGCGCGCGGCGGCGGGCGCGTACTGGAGATGATAGATTCCAAGCGGGCCTCTTTTCTGGCGACGGAGTAG
- a CDS encoding dynamin family protein produces the protein MFWRPSKQMKARISNLRAHLKDENPVLVDVVGRYQDLDKVAYRLGLLDRNESFATRISWWPMIAVLGTFSAGKSTFINQYLSARLQQTGNQAVDDRFTVICYSSDDEVRVLPGLSLDADPRFPFYQISEELDKVATGEGGRINAYLQLKTCPSAKLRGKIFIDSPGFDADEQRNATLRITDHIIDLSDLVLVFFDARHPEPGAMQDTLEHLVSGTVQRNDANKMLFILNQVDVTAREDNVEDVVSAWQRAIARGGIASGRFYTVYDQDAAVPIEDANLRRRYETKRDADLAEIGQRIEQVSVERVYRIVGSLESIANRIEQHSVPTLRRSLEQWYRRVMTLDLLIILPILLLLLGVSISAGYWDGIVFSPPWIDALGAAWITLTVLCVVLAAGVLGIHFWMRAIIAKRIARRLKDDQGPGHLARAFFRNTRPTKSVFRSTPAGWGKASRKHIAKVREAADSFVQKLNDRYTNPSGGGTAENAGADKDESPARQAAG, from the coding sequence ATGTTCTGGCGCCCAAGCAAACAAATGAAGGCACGCATATCCAATCTGCGCGCGCATCTTAAGGATGAGAATCCGGTTCTGGTCGATGTGGTCGGCAGATACCAGGATCTGGATAAGGTCGCCTACCGGCTGGGTCTGCTCGATCGGAACGAGTCGTTCGCGACCCGCATTTCCTGGTGGCCGATGATCGCCGTGCTGGGTACGTTCTCTGCCGGCAAGTCCACGTTCATCAATCAATACTTAAGCGCGCGCCTGCAACAGACCGGCAACCAGGCGGTGGATGACCGGTTTACCGTGATTTGCTACAGCTCGGACGACGAGGTGCGTGTGCTGCCGGGGCTCTCGCTGGACGCCGATCCGCGCTTTCCGTTCTACCAGATCAGCGAAGAGTTGGACAAGGTCGCCACCGGCGAGGGCGGTCGCATCAATGCTTATCTCCAGCTCAAGACCTGCCCGTCGGCGAAATTACGCGGCAAGATTTTCATCGACTCGCCCGGTTTCGATGCCGACGAGCAACGCAACGCCACCTTGCGCATCACCGATCACATCATTGATTTGTCGGATCTGGTGCTGGTGTTCTTCGATGCCCGGCATCCGGAACCGGGCGCCATGCAGGACACCCTGGAACATCTGGTCTCCGGCACGGTGCAGCGCAACGACGCCAACAAGATGTTGTTTATTCTCAATCAGGTGGACGTGACCGCGCGTGAAGACAACGTCGAGGACGTGGTGTCCGCGTGGCAACGCGCGATCGCACGGGGCGGGATCGCGAGCGGGCGGTTTTACACGGTATATGACCAGGATGCGGCGGTGCCGATCGAGGACGCGAATCTGCGGCGGCGCTATGAAACGAAGCGCGACGCCGATCTGGCCGAAATCGGTCAGCGTATCGAGCAGGTCAGCGTGGAGCGCGTATACCGGATCGTTGGTTCGCTGGAGAGCATCGCGAACCGCATTGAGCAGCATAGTGTGCCCACGTTGCGCAGATCGCTGGAGCAGTGGTACCGGCGGGTGATGACGCTGGATCTGCTGATCATACTGCCCATATTGCTGCTGCTACTGGGTGTCAGCATTTCGGCGGGTTACTGGGACGGCATCGTCTTTTCACCGCCGTGGATCGATGCGCTGGGTGCGGCGTGGATCACCTTGACCGTGCTTTGTGTGGTACTTGCGGCCGGCGTGCTGGGGATTCATTTCTGGATGCGCGCGATAATCGCCAAACGCATCGCGCGCCGGCTCAAAGACGATCAGGGCCCCGGTCATCTGGCGCGCGCGTTTTTCAGAAACACCCGCCCCACCAAGAGTGTGTTCCGTTCAACCCCGGCGGGATGGGGTAAGGCCAGCCGCAAACATATCGCCAAAGTGCGCGAGGCGGCCGACAGTTTTGTGCAGAAGCTCAACGATCGCTACACCAATCCGTCGGGCGGCGGCACGGCTGAGAACGCCGGGGCGGATAAAGACGAATCGCCCGCCCGTCAGGCGGCAGGCTAG
- the mreD gene encoding rod shape-determining protein MreD, with product MSRSSSSALAIVSSFAVAGMLTLAPLPEWAVAWRPEWVALTLIYWVLTVPRQVGIGAGWTLGLIMDATQGTLLGAHALGFSVIAYITLRLYPRLRWFPLYQQAIFVGLMLLLYRSATLWINGMQGFAQESWLYWAPVLSSVLLWPCVSVLLQATFRPGSMR from the coding sequence ATGAGCCGCTCCTCGTCTTCCGCGCTGGCGATCGTCAGCAGTTTCGCGGTCGCCGGCATGCTTACCCTGGCGCCGCTGCCAGAGTGGGCAGTGGCGTGGCGTCCCGAGTGGGTGGCGCTCACCCTGATTTACTGGGTGCTGACTGTGCCGCGCCAAGTGGGTATCGGCGCCGGATGGACGCTCGGGCTCATCATGGATGCGACCCAGGGCACTCTGCTGGGCGCGCACGCCCTGGGGTTTTCGGTGATCGCCTACATCACTTTGCGCCTGTATCCGCGCCTGCGCTGGTTCCCGCTTTATCAGCAGGCGATATTCGTTGGTCTCATGCTGCTCTTATACCGAAGTGCTACCTTGTGGATCAACGGCATGCAGGGCTTTGCGCAGGAATCCTGGTTGTACTGGGCGCCGGTGCTGAGCAGCGTGCTGCTGTGGCCGTGTGTTTCGGTGCTGTTGCAGGCCACCTTCCGACCGGGGAGCATGCGTTAG
- a CDS encoding DUF2384 domain-containing protein, producing the protein MSTEQVAAVLGGRKILRRSITSAMQMAELVAHGLPKESAFHLQGLLALNDQRLSRSLGVSAKTLGRLRKSIGGQLSSLQSDRVYRLARVFGLATDVFEDQAAAREWLLVAQVGLGNRIPIELMQSEAGAREVEDLLLRIEYGVFS; encoded by the coding sequence ATGAGTACAGAACAAGTAGCGGCAGTCCTGGGTGGAAGAAAGATACTGCGCCGTTCGATCACCAGCGCGATGCAGATGGCGGAGTTGGTCGCGCACGGTCTGCCCAAAGAGAGCGCGTTTCACTTGCAGGGTTTGCTCGCGCTCAATGACCAGCGCCTGTCCAGGAGCTTAGGGGTCAGCGCCAAGACGCTCGGTCGGCTGCGAAAGTCAATCGGTGGTCAACTCAGTTCCTTGCAGAGCGATCGCGTATATCGACTGGCTAGAGTGTTCGGACTCGCTACCGATGTGTTCGAAGATCAGGCCGCGGCGCGGGAGTGGCTGCTTGTGGCCCAGGTCGGGCTGGGTAATCGCATCCCGATCGAGCTTATGCAAAGCGAGGCCGGCGCGCGTGAGGTCGAGGACTTGCTGCTGCGCATCGAGTATGGCGTCTTCTCTTGA
- the rnd gene encoding ribonuclease D yields MRAPVEKDSVNKDDLYIDTPQALTSLCARLQDAEWIALDTEFIRERTYYPRLCLLQIATPKLVACIDPLALDSLSPLLDVIYDTRIVKVLHAAHQDLEILYQLRGEPARPVFDTQIASSLLGFGEQVGYANLVQQMLSVALSKTHTRSDWSERPLDAEQIHYAADDVRYLGVIYPRLQTMLADKGRLDWLTDDFERLQRADTFEIDAVQVWRRIGGIQKLSSGQLNVLRALAAWREREAAHRDKPRKWILPDPALVDLSRQTPRDQTALARMRGLQPHQVQRYGATLIDTIAHALQEPEATWPGPPARLDLTPAQDAMVDVLMALVRAQAAQFEVSPAALSTRNALERLVAGDTDVPVLQGWRARLAGRTLQKMLAGELGVCFAPDGLKLEETGSGAA; encoded by the coding sequence ATGCGTGCACCCGTTGAGAAGGACTCAGTCAACAAAGACGATTTATACATCGATACGCCGCAAGCACTGACATCGCTCTGCGCGCGTCTGCAAGATGCCGAATGGATTGCGCTTGACACGGAGTTTATCCGTGAGCGGACCTACTACCCGCGTTTGTGCCTGCTGCAGATCGCCACCCCAAAGCTGGTGGCCTGCATAGACCCGCTCGCGCTGGACAGTCTGTCGCCGTTGCTCGATGTGATTTACGACACGCGCATCGTCAAGGTGTTGCACGCCGCCCACCAGGATCTGGAAATTCTGTATCAATTGCGCGGCGAACCGGCCCGGCCCGTGTTCGACACCCAGATCGCGTCAAGCCTGCTCGGCTTCGGCGAGCAGGTCGGTTACGCCAACCTGGTGCAGCAGATGCTCAGCGTGGCGCTTTCGAAAACGCACACGCGCAGCGATTGGTCTGAACGTCCGCTGGACGCTGAACAGATTCATTACGCTGCCGACGATGTGCGGTATCTGGGTGTGATTTACCCCAGGCTCCAGACGATGCTGGCGGACAAGGGCCGGCTCGACTGGCTGACGGACGATTTCGAGCGCTTGCAGCGCGCCGACACCTTTGAAATCGACGCCGTGCAGGTCTGGCGCCGCATTGGCGGCATACAAAAACTCTCGTCAGGTCAACTCAACGTTCTGCGCGCGCTGGCCGCGTGGCGGGAACGGGAAGCCGCGCACCGCGACAAGCCGCGCAAGTGGATTCTGCCGGACCCGGCGTTGGTTGATCTGTCGCGTCAGACGCCGCGCGATCAGACCGCACTGGCGCGCATGCGCGGACTGCAACCGCATCAGGTACAACGCTACGGCGCGACACTTATCGACACCATCGCCCACGCATTACAGGAACCGGAAGCGACCTGGCCAGGCCCGCCCGCGCGCCTTGATCTGACACCCGCGCAGGACGCAATGGTGGACGTGCTTATGGCGCTGGTGCGCGCGCAGGCAGCGCAGTTTGAGGTCAGTCCCGCCGCATTATCGACGCGCAACGCGCTGGAGCGGCTGGTGGCGGGAGACACCGACGTTCCAGTGCTGCAAGGCTGGCGCGCGCGGCTCGCGGGGCGCACGTTGCAGAAAATGCTCGCGGGCGAACTGGGGGTCTGCTTCGCGCCGGACGGGCTCAAGCTGGAGGAAACGGGCTCGGGTGCCGCGTGA
- the gatA gene encoding Asp-tRNA(Asn)/Glu-tRNA(Gln) amidotransferase subunit GatA produces the protein MHNLTIKQLTAGLRAKKFSSGELTTHFLTRIEQHAGALNCFITVTHEQALAIADDADKRLRGGEGGPLTGVPFAHKDIFCTEGVKTSCGSRMLDNFIAPYDATMVSRLQEAGAVMLGKTNMDEFAMGSSNETSYYGVVKNPWDAQRVPGGSSGGSAAAVAARLVPAATGTDTGGSIRQPASLCGITGLKPTYGRVSRYGMIAFASSLDQAGPMARGAEDCALLLSAMAGFDTRDSTSIDRQVPDYTVSLDRPLNGLRIGLPKEYFGEGLDAGVAQVIDEAIAAYRLLGCEVIEISLPNTNLAVPVYYVVAPAECSSNLARYDGVRFGHRCADPKDLLDLYQRSRGEGFGAEVKRRIMIGTYVLSAGYYDAYYLKAQQARRLISDDFKRAFEQVDVIMGPTSPSVAFKLGEKASDPVQMYLSDIYTIATNLAGLPGISIPAGFHQNLPVGLQIIGNSFEEARLLNVAHQFQRETDWHTRTPEGFAE, from the coding sequence ATGCACAATCTCACCATCAAACAACTGACCGCTGGCCTGCGCGCGAAGAAATTCTCAAGCGGTGAGTTGACCACGCATTTCCTCACGCGCATCGAACAACATGCCGGCGCGCTCAACTGCTTCATCACCGTTACGCACGAGCAGGCGCTGGCGATCGCGGATGACGCGGATAAGCGCCTGCGTGGTGGCGAGGGCGGGCCGCTCACCGGCGTGCCCTTCGCGCACAAGGATATCTTTTGCACCGAGGGTGTGAAGACCTCGTGCGGCTCGCGCATGCTGGATAATTTCATAGCACCTTACGACGCCACCATGGTGAGCCGTCTGCAGGAGGCCGGCGCGGTGATGCTGGGCAAGACTAATATGGATGAGTTCGCCATGGGCTCATCGAACGAGACCAGCTATTACGGCGTGGTCAAGAATCCGTGGGATGCGCAACGCGTGCCGGGTGGCTCATCCGGCGGCTCGGCCGCGGCGGTGGCCGCGCGTCTGGTACCCGCGGCGACGGGTACGGACACCGGCGGGTCCATCCGTCAACCCGCCTCACTGTGCGGCATCACGGGGCTGAAACCGACTTACGGCCGCGTATCGCGTTACGGCATGATCGCGTTCGCCTCCAGCCTGGATCAGGCGGGTCCCATGGCCCGCGGCGCCGAGGATTGCGCGCTGTTATTGAGCGCGATGGCGGGCTTCGATACGCGCGATTCGACCAGCATCGATCGCCAGGTTCCCGATTACACCGTAAGCCTCGATCGCCCGCTGAACGGTCTGCGCATCGGCTTGCCGAAAGAATACTTTGGGGAGGGGCTGGATGCTGGCGTGGCTCAGGTCATCGATGAGGCGATCGCGGCGTATCGACTACTGGGCTGCGAAGTGATCGAAATCAGCCTGCCCAACACCAATCTCGCGGTACCGGTCTACTACGTCGTCGCGCCGGCCGAATGTTCCTCGAACCTCGCGCGTTATGATGGTGTGCGCTTCGGCCACCGCTGCGCGGATCCGAAAGACTTGCTGGATCTTTACCAGCGTTCGCGCGGGGAAGGTTTCGGGGCGGAGGTCAAGCGGCGCATCATGATCGGTACCTACGTGCTGTCCGCCGGCTATTACGACGCGTATTATCTTAAAGCCCAGCAGGCGCGGCGGCTGATCAGCGATGACTTCAAACGCGCTTTCGAACAGGTCGATGTCATCATGGGGCCGACGTCGCCGTCGGTTGCGTTCAAGCTCGGAGAAAAGGCCAGCGACCCGGTACAGATGTATTTGTCCGACATCTACACGATCGCGACCAACCTCGCGGGTCTGCCCGGCATTTCAATCCCCGCCGGCTTTCACCAGAATTTGCCCGTGGGCTTGCAGATCATCGGGAACTCTTTCGAGGAAGCCCGTCTACTGAACGTGGCGCACCAGTTTCAGCGAGAAACCGACTGGCATACGCGGACGCCGGAAGGCTTCGCGGAATAG
- the gatB gene encoding Asp-tRNA(Asn)/Glu-tRNA(Gln) amidotransferase subunit GatB encodes MQWETVIGLEIHAQLMTRSKIFSGASIAYGAAPNTQACAVDLGLPGVLPVLNEAAVRMAVKLGLAIGAQIAPRSVFARKNYFYPDLPKGYQISQYELPVVHQGRLDIVLDDGTTKTIGVTRAHLEEDAGKSLHEDFQRMTGIDLNRAGTPLLEIVSEPDMRSAKEATAYMKKLHTLVRYLEICDGNMQEGSFRCDANVSVRPVGQTKLGTRAELKNLNSFRFVERAIDFEIERQIKLLEGGGSVVQETRLYDPGRDETRSMRGKEEANDYRYFPDPDLLPLEIDSALIESVRAGLPELPDAKKERFIRDFGLSAYDASVLTSTREFASYYEDVVRALGGNPKLAANWVMGDLSAALNKDGNEISASPLTAKALAGLLARIEDKTLSGKLAKDVFEAMWADEGDADQIIEKRGLKQITDTSAIESMIDEVIASNTQQLEQYRAGKDKLFGFFVGQVMKASKGKANPAQVNDILKRKLSS; translated from the coding sequence ATGCAATGGGAAACCGTCATCGGACTTGAGATTCACGCCCAGTTGATGACCCGATCGAAAATCTTTTCCGGCGCGTCCATCGCCTACGGTGCGGCGCCCAATACGCAGGCGTGCGCCGTCGATCTGGGTCTGCCCGGCGTTTTGCCGGTGCTGAACGAGGCCGCGGTGCGCATGGCCGTCAAGCTGGGGCTGGCGATCGGCGCGCAGATCGCGCCGCGCTCGGTGTTCGCGCGCAAGAATTACTTCTATCCCGATCTGCCGAAAGGTTATCAGATCAGTCAGTACGAGCTGCCGGTGGTGCATCAGGGACGCCTCGACATCGTGCTGGACGACGGCACGACCAAAACCATCGGCGTCACGCGCGCGCATCTGGAGGAAGACGCCGGCAAGTCGCTGCACGAGGATTTTCAGCGCATGACTGGCATCGATCTCAATCGCGCCGGTACGCCGCTCCTTGAGATCGTCTCCGAGCCGGATATGCGTTCGGCGAAAGAAGCGACCGCATACATGAAGAAGCTGCACACGCTGGTTCGTTATCTGGAGATCTGCGACGGCAATATGCAGGAAGGTTCGTTCCGCTGCGACGCCAACGTGTCGGTGCGGCCCGTGGGCCAGACGAAGCTCGGTACGCGCGCGGAACTGAAAAATCTGAACTCGTTTCGCTTCGTAGAGCGCGCCATCGATTTTGAGATCGAGCGCCAGATCAAACTGCTGGAAGGCGGCGGCTCGGTCGTGCAGGAGACGCGCCTGTACGATCCGGGCAGGGACGAAACCCGCTCGATGCGCGGCAAGGAAGAAGCCAACGATTATCGGTATTTCCCGGACCCCGACCTGCTGCCACTCGAAATCGATAGCGCGCTGATTGAATCGGTACGCGCCGGTCTGCCCGAACTGCCGGATGCAAAAAAGGAACGGTTCATCCGCGATTTTGGCCTGAGTGCGTACGATGCTTCCGTGCTGACCAGCACCCGCGAGTTTGCGAGTTACTACGAGGATGTCGTGCGCGCACTGGGTGGTAATCCAAAACTGGCAGCCAACTGGGTAATGGGTGATTTATCCGCAGCTTTGAACAAAGATGGCAACGAGATCAGCGCGAGTCCGTTAACCGCGAAAGCGCTGGCGGGGCTGCTCGCGCGTATCGAAGACAAAACCCTCTCCGGGAAGCTCGCTAAAGACGTGTTCGAAGCCATGTGGGCGGACGAAGGCGATGCGGATCAGATCATCGAAAAGCGCGGCCTGAAGCAAATTACGGACACTTCGGCGATCGAATCCATGATCGACGAAGTCATCGCCAGCAACACGCAACAGCTCGAACAGTACCGCGCCGGCAAGGACAAGCTGTTCGGCTTCTTCGTCGGCCAGGTGATGAAGGCGTCGAAAGGCAAGGCTAATCCGGCGCAGGTCAACGACATCCTCAAACGCAAGCTGAGTTCGTAG
- the gatC gene encoding Asp-tRNA(Asn)/Glu-tRNA(Gln) amidotransferase subunit GatC, with the protein MALSIDDIRRIAHLARLTIEEQDIPRYADSLSEILGLVEQLSTVDTQGVLPMAHPQDVAQRLRADEVTETDQRACFQENAPLTEGGIYLVPRVIE; encoded by the coding sequence GTGGCGCTGAGCATTGATGACATCCGCAGAATCGCGCATCTGGCGCGGCTCACAATCGAAGAGCAGGATATTCCCCGCTACGCGGACAGCCTGTCAGAAATTCTTGGCCTCGTGGAACAGTTGAGCACGGTGGATACACAAGGCGTGCTGCCCATGGCGCATCCGCAGGACGTGGCGCAGCGGCTGCGCGCCGACGAGGTGACCGAAACCGACCAGCGCGCGTGCTTTCAGGAAAACGCGCCACTTACCGAGGGGGGCATTTATCTGGTGCCGCGGGTGATTGAATGA